The following proteins are encoded in a genomic region of Triticum dicoccoides isolate Atlit2015 ecotype Zavitan chromosome 1B, WEW_v2.0, whole genome shotgun sequence:
- the LOC119307002 gene encoding uncharacterized protein LOC119307002 has translation MPAPRKRKVPAPAPAPPRRPPPRLEYRAKDGAWYAARMALQGDSLRVMFEEFLEEFDEWHEPNAAYLASPRDVAVLRARFRPASPPLEDARCGDLRRGQPLCVLRAMPDSERKYYDAVLDSVKRAAHVTVGGEERCACRFTVRWTDGPLRGGLDEVGVDEVCCVRDSPVQDPALSEFLDRVTRSFGFRDGEENAKAVQDSPVQDPRLNEFLDRVTKSSGFCNGEEKPKAAPQGTGATSAPGSEQSATAAPQATGATSLWGSEGETAFIIID, from the exons ATGCCGGCGCCGCGAAAGCGGAAGGTCCCTGCCCCTGCCCCTGCCCCGCCGCGCCGGCCGCCTCCCCGCCTGGAGTACCGCGCAAAGGACGGCGCGTGGTACGCCGCGCGCATGGCGCTGCAGGGCGACTCGCTGCGCGTCATGTTCGAGGAATTCCTCGAGGAGTTCGACGAGTGGCACGAGCCAAACGCGGCCTACCTCGCCTCCCCGCGCGACGTGGCCGTGCTCCGCGCCAGGTTCCGCCCGGCGAGCCCGCCCCTCGAGGACGCCCGCTGCGGCGACCTCCGCCGCGGCCAGCCGCTCTGCGTCCTCCGCGCCATGCCCGACAGCGAGCGCAAGTACTACGACGCCGTCCTCGATTCC GTGAAAAGAGCGGCTCACGTCACCGTGGGCGGCGAGGAGCGGTGCGCGTGCCGCTTCACGGTGCGGTGGACGGACGGGCCGCTCCGCGGCGGCTTGGACGAGGTCGGCGTCGACGAGGTCTGCTGCGTGCGCGACTCGCCGGTCCAGGACCCGGCGCTGAGCGAGTTCCTGGACCGCGTGACGAGGTCGTTCGGCTTCCGCGACGGCGAGGAGAACGCGAAGGCGGTGCAGGACTCGCCAGTCCAGGACCCGCGGCTGAACGAGTTCCTGGACCGCGTGACGAAGTCGTCCGGCTTCTGCAACGGCGAGGAGAAACCGAAGGCGGCGCCTCAGGGTACCGGGGCCACGTCGGCCCCGGGCAGCGAGCAGAGCGCGACGGCGGCGCCTCAGGCGACCGGGGCCACGTCGCTCTGGGGCAGCGAGGGGGAAACTGCCTTCATAATCATCGACTAG
- the LOC119341542 gene encoding histone-lysine N-methyltransferase, H3 lysine-9 specific SUVH4-like, whose amino-acid sequence MLVPLLQGMEVESDAVALDGRKRRRTVTAPMATAMTPCEVLALPKDNEEVAPVDGGADEHGGGGKSWRLRVKETLRAFSSNYLHFVQEEQQREQAVRQELKASRALKRQANNQYDEGFEEVKRPSKRPDLKALTKMQATNAVLYPEKRIGHLPGVDVGDQFYSRAEMVVLGIHGHWMKGIDYMGSKHQDKPGYQDLIFPLATCIVMSGAYEDDFDKADEIIYTGEGGNNLLGNGHQKTEQTLLRGNLALKNSKDNGNPIRVIRGHIEKNSYTGKVYTYDGLYKVVDCLSEKGVRGHLVFKFRLKRLEGQPPLTTSRVLFNRGDVHMPISELPGLVCRDISYGQENIPIPATNLVDNPPVPPSGFVYSKSLQIPEYIKMPADSIGCNCKGDCSSSTHCLCADRNGSDLPYVSSQKKVGRLVEPKAVVFECGATCSCHCSCVNRTSQQGLQYRLEVFKTELKGWGVRTWDTILPGALICEYTGVLRRNAEVEGLLDNNYIFDIDCLQTIKGLDGRKQRSGSELHMASLQDEHDSEASQAPEYCIDAGSIGNIARFINHSCQPNLFIQCVLSSHRDIKLAKIMLVAADTIPPLQELSYDYGYGMDSVIGPDGNVVKLACHCGASDCRKRLY is encoded by the exons ATGCTCGTTCCGTTGCTCCAGGGCATGGAGGTGGAGTCCGACGCGGTGGCGCTGGACGGGAGAAAGAGGCGCAGGACAGTCACCGCACCCATGGCAACGGCGATGACGCCATGCGAGGTTTTGGCGCTGCCCAAGGACAACGAGGAGGTGGCGCCCGTGGATGGTGGGGCCGATGAGCATGGCGGTGGCGGCAAGAGCTGGAGGTTGCGTGTGAAGGAAACGCTGCGGGCGTTCAGCAGTAACTACCTTCACTTTGTGCAG GAGGAACAACAAAGAGAGCAGGCTGTAAGGCAAGAGCtgaaggcctccagggctctcaagCGTCAG GCTAACAACCAATATGACGAAGGTTTTGAAGAAGTCAAACGGCCATCAAAGCGCCCTGATCTGAAAGCATTAACAAAG ATGCAAGCGACCAATGCCGTACTTTATCCAGAGAAGAGGATAGGGCATCTTCCTG GAGTTGATGTTGGAGATCAATTCTACTCACGTGCTGAGATGGTTGTGCTAGGCATACATGGCCATTGGATGAAGGGTATAGATTATATGGGTTCGAAACATCAAGATAAG CCAGGGTATCAAGATTTAATTTTCCCTCTTGCCACCTGCATTGTAATGTCGGGGGCATATGAAGATGATTTTGACAAAGCTGACGAAATTATTTACACTGGCGAAGGAGGAAATAATTTGCTTGGTAACGGTCACCAGAAAACTGAACAAACATTGCTTCGGGGAAACTTGGCACTGAAG AATAGCAAGGATAATGGCAACCCTATACGGGTTATTCGTGGCCATATAGAAAAGAACAGCTACACTGGAAAAGTTTACACCTATGATGGATTGTACAAG GTAGTGGATTGCTTGTCAGAGAAAGGAGTGCGCGGGCATTTGGTTTTCAAATTCAGATTGAAGCGCCTTGAAGGTCAACCACctttgacaacttccagg gtgctgtttaatcGTGGAGATGTTCACATGCCAATTTCTGAATTACCTGG GTTGGTTTGTCGGGACATCTCTTATGGGCAGGAGAACATTCCAATTCCTGCTACAAATTTAGTTGATAATCCTCCTGTTCCTCCATCTG GCTTTGTGTACTCTAAGTCACTGCAGATTCCAGAATATATCAAAATGCCAGCTGACAGCATTGGTTGTAATTGCAAAGGAGATTGTTCTAGCTCTACACACTGCTTGTGTGCTGATCGCAATGGTTCCGATCTACCATATGTGTCTAGTCAAAAGAAAGTTGGAAG GTTGGTGGAGCCCAAAGCAGTTGTGTTCGAGTGTGGTGCTACTTGTAGCTGCCACTGCAGCTGTGTAAATAGAACATCCCAGCAAGGATTGCAATACCGCCTAGAG GTGTTCAAGACTGAGTTAAAAGGTTGGGGCGTAAGAACGTGGGACACTATTCTTCCAGGGGCACTCATCTGTGAATACACTGGGGTATTGAGGAGGAACGCTGAAGTTGAAGGTTTGCTGGACAACAACTACATATTTGATATAGACTGTCTTCAGACCATTAAAGGCCTGGATGGGAGGAAG CAAAGGTCTGGCTCAGAACTGCATATGGCATCTCTTCAAGATGAGCATGACTCCGAGGCTTCTCAAGCCCCAGAGTATTGCATTGATGCTGGTTCCATTGGCAACATTGCGAGGTTCATAAATCATAGCTGCCAACCGAACCTTTTCATCCAGTGCGTACTGAGCTCACATAGAGATATCAAGCTAGCAAAAATCATGCTTGTTGCAGCTGATACCATACCACCTCTTCAG GAACTCTCGTATGACTACGGGTATGGCATGGACAGTGTCATTGGTCCAGATGGCAATGTTGTCAAGTTAGCTTGCCACTGTGGTGCCTCTGACTGCCGAAAACGGCTCTATTAG